A segment of the Catenuloplanes nepalensis genome:
TGGCCGACCCGGTGCTGCGCGGCGGACTGCGGGTGCCGGCCGGCGTGGTGGACCGGCCGCTCGACCAGCGCCGGGAGACGCTGTGGCTGGACCTGGCCGGCGCGTCCGGGCACGTGGCGGTGGCCGGCGGCCCGCGCAGCGGCAAGTCCACCGCGCTCCGCACGCTGGTCACCGCGCTGGCGCTGACCCACACGCCGGAGGAGGCGCAGGTCTACTGCCTGGACTTCGGCGGCGGCGCGCTGGCCCAGCTGGCGCGGATCCCGCACGTCGGCGGCGTCTCCGGCCGACTGGACCCGGTGGGCGTGCGCCGCACGGTCGGCGAGGTGCGCGCGCTGCTGGCCGAGCGGGAGGCGCGGTTCGCGGCGCTGGGCGTGGACGGCATGGCCGACTACCGGGCCCGGCGCGCGTCCGGGGAAGTGGAGGACGACCCGTACGGCGACGTGTTCCTGCTGGTGGACGGGTGGGCGACGCTGCGCGCCGACTTCGACGACCTGGAGCCGCTGGTCACCGAGGTGGCGTCGCGTGGCCTGGCGTACGGCGTGCACGTGGTGATCGCCACCGGCCGCTGGATGGACCTCCGCCCGGCGCTGCGCGACCTGCTCGGCGCACGCCTGGAGCTACGGCTCGGCGATCCGGCCGACTCCACGGTCTCCCGCCGCTCGGCCGCGAACGTGCCGGCCGGTGCGCCGGGCCGGGGCATAACCGCGGAGTCGATGCACCTGCTGGTCGCGCTGCCCGGTTTCGCGCCGGAGGAGATCGCGAAGGCGTGGACCGGCCAGCCCGCGCCGCCGGTGCGCCGGCTGCCGGCCGAGCTGCCCTATGCGGCGGTGCGGGACGTGCGCGAGACCGGCCTGCGGATCCCGGTCGGCGTGGTGGAGACCGACCTGTCCCCGGCCGTGCTGGACTTCGCGGCCGATCCGCACTTCCTGCTGTTCGGCGACGGCGAGTGCGGCAAGACGTCCTTCCTGCGCGCGCTGGCCACCACGATCACCACGCGGTACGCGCCGGAGGCGGCCCGGCTCGTGATCGTGGACTTCCGCCGGACTCTGCTCGGCGCGGTCGAGACCGGCCATCTGCTCGGGCACGGCTCCACCTCCGCGACCGCGCGCACGATGATCGAGTCGGCCGTCGACGCGCTCCGCAAGCGGCTGCCCGGCTCCGACGTGACCGCCCGGCAACTGCGCGACCGCTCGTGGTGGACCGGCCCGGAGCTATTCGTGCTCGTCGACGACTACGAGCTGGCCGGCGGCCCGTCCGGCCCGCTGGCACCGTTGGCCGAGCTGCTGCCGCAGGCCCGCGACATCGGCCTGCACCTGGTGCTGGCCCGGCGCTCCGGTGGCGCGGGCCGCGCGTTCGACCCGGTGCTGACGCAGCTGCGCGAGCTGGCCGCGCCGGGTCTGGTGATGTCCGGCAGCCGCGAGGACGGCCCGCTGCTCGGCGACGTGCGGCTCGCCGCGATGCCGCCCGGCCGGGGGCAGTTGAAGACCCGCCGGGAGGGTATACGTCTGGTACAGATCGCCTATCTGCCACCGTCCGATCCCGCATAGACCTCGGACCTGTTGTCCGGCCCGTCGGCGCCCCGGCGGGGAGTAACCTTCACCCAGCCGAGACCGCAGTGAGGTGACCAATTGAGCAGGCGTTGGAGACCGGGGGCCACCGTGGCCCGCCTGGCCGCCACCGTGCTCGTCGGCGCCGCCACCGCGCTGCCGGCCGCGCCGGCGCTCGGCGCACCCCTCCCCGCGGCGCTCGGCGCACCCCTCCCCGCGGCGCTCGGCGCGCCCGTCCCCGCGGTGGTTCCGCTCGCGGTGACCGGTGACGAGGTGCGCGACGAGCAGTGGTCGCTGGCCGAGCTCGGCATGGCCGAGGCATGGCAGCGCTCGACCGGCACCGGCGTCACGGTCGCGGTGATCGACTCGGGCGTGGACGACACGCACGTCGACCTGACCGGCCGGGTGCTGTCCGGGTTCGACCTGGTGAGCACGGGTGGTGACGGCACCGACGACCCGGTCGGGCACGGCACCACGGTCGCCTCGCTGATCGCCGGTGCGCCGGACGAGGCCGGAATCGTGGGAATGGCGCCGGATGCCCGGATCCTCCCGATCCGCGTGCTGGACAAGCAGAATCGGTACGAGGACGCGCAGGTCGTGGCGAAGGCGGTGCACCTGGCCGTGGACAACGGCGCAAAGGTGATCAACCTGTCGCTCGGCGGCCTGGGCAGCAGCCCCGCACTCGCCACCGCGATCGACTACGCGTTCGTCAAGGACGTGGTGGTGATCGCCTGCACCGGGAACGCCAGCGCGTCCGCGCCGTCCGACGTGTGGTACCCCGCTCGCGAGCCCGGCGTGATCGCGGTCACCGGGCTGGAGGAGAACGGCCGTAGCCTCTGGTCCGGCTCCATCACCGGCCGCGAGACCGTGCTCTCCGCCCCCGCCACCGACCTGATCGGCGCGCGTCCCGGCGGCTACTGGCGCGTGCAGGGCACCAGCTTCGCCGCCCCGATGGTGGCCGCGACCGCCGCGCTGATCCGCGCCCGCTGGCCCGAGATGTCCGCCGCCACCGTGGTCAACCGCCTGATCACCACCGCCACCGACCTCGGCCCGACCGGCCGCGACGACCGCTACGGCTTCGGCATGGTGGACCCCGTCGCCGCGCTCGCCGACAACCTGCCCGAGGTCAGCCACAACGTCCTCGACAACGAGCAGCCCCCGGGCGACGTCGGCTTCGGCTCCGCGCCGGGCACCGGCGACGACTCCCGCACCGAGTCCGGCGACGCGGCCGCGTTGCCCGGCCAGGGCGTCGAGGGCCGCCCCGGCGGCGCGGCCCAGCCTGCCGCCGCCGCGGAGCCGCCACCGCCCACCACCGCGCAGCGCGACCGCGGCCTGCTCGGCGGCCTGATCGGCGGCTCAGCCGCCCTGATCGCGATCGCCCTCCTCTACT
Coding sequences within it:
- the mycP gene encoding type VII secretion-associated serine protease mycosin; protein product: MSRRWRPGATVARLAATVLVGAATALPAAPALGAPLPAALGAPLPAALGAPVPAVVPLAVTGDEVRDEQWSLAELGMAEAWQRSTGTGVTVAVIDSGVDDTHVDLTGRVLSGFDLVSTGGDGTDDPVGHGTTVASLIAGAPDEAGIVGMAPDARILPIRVLDKQNRYEDAQVVAKAVHLAVDNGAKVINLSLGGLGSSPALATAIDYAFVKDVVVIACTGNASASAPSDVWYPAREPGVIAVTGLEENGRSLWSGSITGRETVLSAPATDLIGARPGGYWRVQGTSFAAPMVAATAALIRARWPEMSAATVVNRLITTATDLGPTGRDDRYGFGMVDPVAALADNLPEVSHNVLDNEQPPGDVGFGSAPGTGDDSRTESGDAAALPGQGVEGRPGGAAQPAAAAEPPPPTTAQRDRGLLGGLIGGSAALIAIALLYYVTLHRLPTLRRTTGRDS